DNA sequence from the Pedobacter schmidteae genome:
CCGGTTGTCAATCTGGGTGTTATACACATCTTCATACAGATTTTGCAATTGTGGTATGGTAAACTTATTGGGCAAAAGTTCAAAAAGAATAGGGTGGAGGGCTGCTTTATACCGGATTTTCTTTTTTGCAGTTTCTACCATCTCTTCATGGTCAAAAATAAGTTGTGGCGTATCTTTTAAGGGAAACCATTCGGCGTGGTACAAGTCGTTAATCTGCGCCTGATACTTGTGGATATCGATCAACGCGAAATAGGTAACCGATAGGGTTCGTTCAATAGGATCCCGCAAAGGATTTCCATAGGCTTGTATCTGTTCCAGATAAACGCCCTTTAAGCCGGTCAGCTGGGTTAGCACACGATTGGCGGCACCATCCAAACTTTCTTCCGGTCTTACAAAACCACCCATCAAACTCCATTTGTCTTTTTCAGGTTCAAATCCCCTTTTAATCAGTAATATTTTTAAATGTTCCCCGTCAAAACCAAATACTATACAGTCTACTGCAATTAAAAAGCGGGTTTGGTCGGCATATTTCTTCATAAAAGGTTATTTTTTAGGTCAATTTATATATGGTATCTGTCTAACGGTAAATATGGTATCTGTCTAACGGTAAATATATCATATTGTTGAATATTAATTGTTGTTTTGACATTTAATATTCTTTTTATACATTAGTCATACGATCAAATATAAAAAAAGACTGTATGAACAAGAATTTCAATTCAATCTGTTTAATTTTTATTTCTATATGGGCATTAAGCAGCTGCGGAAATGCAGATCAAACCAATAGCGCTGTTGTTGCCGATACTATAGCGGTTCCAACTGCAGGTATTCCCGATTCGGCCAGTTTTAAAGGTGATGTTGAAGGGAAAGCAGTAGCCCTGTATGTCTTAAAAAATAAAAATGGTGTGCAGGTGGCCATTACCAATTATGGTGGGCGTATCGTATCGTTAATGGTACCTGATAAAAATCATCATTTTGTAGATGTTGTTTTAGGCTACGATAAACTAAAATCTTATCAGAAAAAAGGGGAACCGTTTTTTGGTGCGCTCATTGGTCGCTATGGCAACCGTATTGCCAAAGGGAAATTTACATTAGATGGTAAAACCTATCAGTTGCAATTAAACGATGGGGTAAATACACTTCATGGCGGAACTGACGGTTTTTACAGCAAAGTATGGGATGCCAAAAAGATAAATGATCAATTGCTCGAACTGGTCTATTTCTCTAAAGATGGAGAGGCCGGTTATCCCGGCAATTTAACGGTTAAGGTAACTTATGAATTAACAGGCGACAACGAGCTGAAGATAAGCTACGCGGCAACAACTGATAAAAATACCATAGTTAATTTAACCAATCATGCCTATTTTAACCTGAACGGTGCAGGCGACTCAACCATTACCGATCATTTACTGATGATCAATGCAGATAGTTTTACACCGGTTGATTCGACTTTGATTCCTACCGGAAAAATTGAAAAAGTTGCCGGAACACCGTTTGATTTTAATAAGGCGATATCAATTGGCGAAAGGATCAATGCCGATAATCAACAATTGAAATATGGTAAAGGTTATGACCATAATTTTGTATTGCGAAAAGGTAAAGGGCTACATAAAGTAGCCACGGTTACCAGTCCCAAAACAGGCATCGTAATGGATGTGCTTACCGAAGAACCCGGTCTGCAGTTTTATAGTGGTAATTTTTTAACCGGTAAGGATAAAGATGGTAAAGGTAACATCACCTATCCGCACCGTTCGGCCTTTTGCCTGGAAACCCAGCATTTTCCTGATGCACCAAATCAGCCAGCTTTTGCATCAACAGAGTTGAAACCCCGAACGGAATATAAAACCCTAACCATTTATCGGTTTAGTGTACAGCCGTAAACAAGTCGTTATCCTGACCACGCAGTAGCTGCGAAGCAAAATAAATTCAGAATGACGAGAAATTCGATTGAACTCGATAAAAGGCATTGTATTCCAAAATACAATGCCTTTTTGCTTGGCTCCGTTCAGGAATATGAAAGTAAAACCATATTTTTACCCTGAACCAAATCCAGATTATTCATGTTCCCATTATTTTTTTGGAATAGACTGCTGCCAATCTTCCTGCTTCTGCTGGGATATGGGCAGGTCTTTGCCCAAAAAGACAGGATCAGTTTTAAACACCTGACTGTAGAAAATGGACTTTCACAAAGTAGCGTGCTTTCTATTGCGCAGGATAGTATGGGCTTTATGTGGTTTGGTACCAAAGATGGATTGAACAAATACAATACCCGGAACTTTGAAATTTATAAAAGGGAAAAAGGAAACCGCTCGTCCCTAAGTAGTGGGCAAAACATCAATGCTTTATTGACAGATAGTAAAGGGAACCTTTGGATAGGTACACAAAAAGGCCTCAATAAATATTTACCCGAAACCAATTCCTTTAAGCGCTACCAGCACAATCCGAAGAAAGCAGGCAGCATCAGTAATAATGTCGTCAGAAGCATTTTTGAAGATAAAGCCGGCCATATCTGGGTGGGTACCGATAGCGGATTGAACAGGTTAAACAACGATAACAAATTTACCCGATTTTTACCTGGAAAGGGGCCGCAGTCCGGTTTGGCACACCATCTGGTCAAATCGGTTTGCCAGGACTACGAAGGAGCCATGTGGGTGGGTACACAGCAAGGTCTCACAAAAATAGAGATCAAAAATGGAAAATATCAGTTCCGTTCCTATTACCATAAAAAAGGTGATCCGACCAGCCTCATTGACAATGACATCAGTGTGGTTTATGAAGATCCTAAACGCAATCTTTGGATTGGCGCCCACAACAGTGGTTTAGAACTGTTTAATCGCAAGGAGGATACTTTCAGGCATTTTATGTCGAAAAAAGGTGACCCAAATAGCATCAGCAGTAATGTAGTCAGAAGAATTGCAACAGATAGAGAAGGGAAACTATGGATTTCTACCTTGCATGGCATCAACATCCTCGACACTGAAAACTTTAAGTTCAGTGTGCTCAATCACAATCCTGAAGATCCGGGTAGTTTAAACCACAATTCCATTTACGATATTCTGGAGGATGCAACCGGATCTATGTGGGTAGGTACCTATTTTGGTGGCGTAAATTTTTATCATGCCAATGCCACGCCTTTTCGTGTGTATAAAACCGGTGTCGGCAAAAATAGCATCAGTAGCAATGTGGTTAGCGCTATTGTGGAGGACAAAAAACACAATTTATGGATAGGTACTGAAGCCGAAGGACTTAACTATTTTGACCGGATTACCGGAATGTTTACCAACTTTAAACACGATACCGAAAATCCAAATTCATTAAGTTCTAACCTGGTAAAAGCCATTTCCATTGGCAGAGATGGTAAGGTATGGATCGCTACTTATGAGGGGGGATTGGATGTGTATCAACCGGATACCAAAACTTTTAAACATTACCGTACCAATTACGACGACCCAACGGCATTAAATTCCAACCGTATTGTGTGCTTGCTGCATGACAGCAAAAACCGTTTGTGGATAGGTACCCGGGCACAGGGTATTTTTATATACAATGAAAAGGAAAACAACTTTACACCCTACAGCAATTCGAGCAGTCACCACGAATTAAAATTCCTGAAGTACTTTTTTGAAGACAGCAAAAAAAACATCTGGATTACCACCAATACAGGTACCTATATCCTCGATCCGTATTCCAATAAAATAAGGACCTTTACGGTGGACGATAACAGCTCGAAATTTGATGACATCAATATCATTAAGGAAGATTCACGTGGCATTATCTGGTTGGGTAGTTACGATGATGGATTGATCCGCTACGATCCCTCAAAATATAAAATCAAGTTTTATACCACCAAACATGGCCTGCCCAGTAATGTTATCCTGGGGATTTTAGAAGATGACCAACGGAATTTATGGATCAGTACCGACAATGGCCTGGTTAAGTTTGACCGTAAAATATTTAAAACCTATACTGTAGAAGATGGTTTGCCCGGCAATGTGTTCAATTACAATTCCTTTTATAAGGATAGTAAAGGTGAATTCTTTTTTGGCGGGTATAGCGGTCTGGTCAGCTTTTTCCCTGATCAGATTAAAGAAAACAAAAGGATTCCAAAAGTGATCTTTACCCGCCTAAGGTTATTTAATAAAACAGTGGTTATTGGAGATGAAAGTAACCTGCTCAGTAAAAACATCAGTTTAACCAAAGAAATTACCTTTTCCCATGCGCAGAATATCTTTAGTATCGAATTTGCAGTACTTAATTACATTAAATCGGAAAAAAATAAATATGCCTATAAACTGGAGGGATTGGATAAAGAGTGGAATTATGTAACCACACCTATAGCCACTTTTTACAATCTGCCTTCGGGTACCTATAAACTGCTGATCAAAGGGGCTAACAATGATGGGGTGTGGACCAATGAACTTCAGCAGCTGATCATCCATATCCAGCCGCCCTTCTGGAAAACATGGTGGGCATATCTCATTTATGCTTTGTTCCTTTCCGGTATCCTTTTCCTGGTGTTCAGGTTTTTATGGATCCGGGCTTTGCTCAGAAAAGAACACGAAGTGTACCAGATGAAAATGGATTTCTTTACCAATGTTTCTCATGAAATCAGAACCCCGTTAACGCTGATCATCGGACCACTTGAGCATTTGATTAACGACACCAAAGAACATCCAAGGATCAATCGTCGTCTCCTGACAGTTAAAAAGAATGCAGGTCGCTTAACCCGCCTGGTCAATGAACTGATGGATTTCAGAAAACAGGAAGCCGGCAAAATGACCTTAATGGTAAGCCCCGAAAACATAGTCGAATTTGCCAAAGAGATTTATTTGTCCTTCCAGTACCTGGCCATCAGACACCATATTGATTATCAGTTTGTCAGTGCCGAGGAGCATATCGAAGTTTTCTTTGATCCGGGGCAGCTGGAAAAGGTATTTTTTAATCTTTTGTCCAACGCATTTAAGTTTACACCCGAGTATGGGGTTATTATCCTTACGGTAAAAAGGGCCGAAAAAGGATATGTAGAAATTACAGTACTGGATAATGGAAAGGGAATTCCGGAAGAAAGCAGGGACAAGCTGTTTACCAATTTTTATCAGGTAAAAGATCCGCTTTCCCGAAACAGCGGAACCGGGATTGGACTGGCGCTGTCTAAAAAAATTGCCAGGTTACATCACGGCGACCTGGTCCTGCTGCCCGCTACAGCATTAGCCGAACAGCAGTCACAAACCTGTTTCAGCCTGAGATTAAAAACAGGAAACAGCCATTTTAAAAAGGAAGAGGTTGTTTCGCAATTTGTGAATGTTGAAAATCCGGTACTGTATCAGGTACCGCAGGATTTGGAAGAACTGCCCGATTTGGAACCGGTGGAAGACAACATTGGGGAAGACAGAATTACGCTGCTTATCGTAGAAGACAATAAGGAAATCCGAGACTTTATCCGGCAATCGTTAAAGCCCTTTTATCATATTCTGGATGCTGAAGATGGTGAGCAGGGGACACAATTGGCATTCGAAAGAATACCTGATATTATTGTCAGCGACGTGATGATGCCGGTGATGGACGGACTGGAGTTGTGCCGGGTATTGAAAACAGATCCCCGTACCAGCCATATTCCCATCATTCTGCTCACGGCCCGCTCGGGAAACATACATGAAGTAAGTGGATTAAAAACAGGGGCAGAGGCATACATTACCAAACCTTTCAGCATTGATGTGCTGCAACTGAACATCAACAACCTGCTTACTCTGCAAAGCAATATGCGCAGGAAATTTAGTCAGCAAATTACGCTGCAGCCTTCCAACATCCTGATCGAATCAACAGATGAGGAGTTCTTAAATAAGATCATGGCCATTATTGAACATAACTTCAGTATGGATGATTTTAATGTCAATACCCTGGCCGCCGAAGTAGGGATGAGTACACCAATCCTGTATAAAAAAATTAAAGCACTAACAGGTTTAACGGTCAACAATTTCATTAAATCTGTTCGTTTAAAAAGGGCCGCGCAGCTACTGAAGCAAAATACATATACGGTTTATGAAGTGGCTTATATGGTTGGTTTTAGCGACAGCAAATACTTTAGTAAAGAGTTCATCAAGCAATTTGGACGCACACCAAGCGATTACGGTATGGAAGACGATCAGGCCTGAAATTCAGCAGATAGACAAAATCGCATAATAAAATGCTAATCTGAGCACAAGCTAATGCGCTAATTTTGATGGGTATGAGAACCAGATATCACCGTATACTTTTAATATTCAGCTCTTTTCTGGCTTTAAGTATAACTGTACAGGCCCAAATAAAGGGTACCATATGGGATATTAATGAAATTTATAAGGTTCCAGCCTGCAAAATTATAAGCACCGACTCTGTGGTGACGATAGTTTACCAGGGCCTCACTTATAAAGGCTTGCCCAAAAATACTTTTGCTTACTATGCCAGTCCAGGTACCCTGAGCGGCGATCGCAGTAAAGACAAAAAATTGCCTGCAGTGGTGTTGGTTCATGGTGGCGGAGGAACAGCATTTAAAAACTGGGCGATGATGTGGGCAAAAAAAGGGTATGCAGCCATCGCAATGGATTTAAGAGGCAATGATGGAAATAAAAAGCACATAGCGGGTGGTTTCGACGAACCGGGCGGCCTCACACCTTATTTTACCATTACACCGGGTTTAAATGAACAATGGATGTATCAGGCAGTGGGAGATGTGATATTGGCCCATAACCTCATCAGAAGTTTTAAAGAGGTAGATAGCAACAGAACTGCTCTTACAGGCATTAGCTGGGGTGGCATCATCAGTTGTGTGCTTGCCGGTGTTGATAACCGTTACAAAGCTGTGGTACCTGTTTACGGATGCGGTTATCTTTTCCAAAATAGCGGGATGAAAAAGGATCTCGATCAGTTAAACATAGCTGATAGAAAAGCCTGGATCAGTCAATATGATCCCTCACAATATCTGTCTAAAGCAAAAATGCCCATGCTGTTTGTCAATGGCACCAACGATAGCCATTTTTTTCTGGACAGCTATGCAAAAACCTATAGCCAGGTTAAAAATAAAAAACTGTCTGTCAAAATTGGGCTGAAACACAACCATAGCTATGGATGGGGAAACGAAGAAATCTATCATTTTATCAATAGTTATCTGAACAGCAGCGCCTCTTTACCCAGCTTCGGACCAGTTCAAATCCAAAAAAATGCGGTTACGGCCAAAATTAAAACACAGGTACTAATTGATAAAGCATACCTCAATTATACCACCGATACGGCAGCATTGTTAAAAGACAGGAAATGGGAACGCCGGGAAATCGATGTAAAGAATAATCGGATCTCCTTACCTTTGCTACCTGCAGGGCTTACCATCTGGTATTTGTCGGTAACCGATAAAAGAGGATTACAGCTAAGTACAGAATTGCAGGGACTTAATACCAATTAAAATATGTAAATTTATTGTAGTTTTTGACTATGCTACCGTATAACCAATTGAACGATGAAATGCTGGCCGATCTCCTGAAAAAGGGGGATGAGGAGGCCTATACTGTCATTTTTGATCGTTTCTATGGTCTGTTGTTTGTTCACGCCTGTAAATTGCTGCGCAACGAAGACGAAGCAAAAGACCTGGTACAGGAGCTGTTTGAAGTGTTATGGACACGCCGCGAGAGTATCGCCTTTGAACATAGCCTGTCATCCTATCTTTATACTTCCATCCGAAACCGCATTATCAATCGGATAGCGCATTATCAGGTAGAACATAAATACATCAGCTCCCTGCAAAGCTTTATAGATAAAGACACTTATCTGGCCGATTACCGGGTAAGGGAAAGTGAGATGAGAAAAATGATTGAACGTGAAATATTAGCCCTGCCAAGAAAAATGAGAGAGGTATTTGAGCTGAGCCGAAAAGAATACCTTTCCTATAAACAGATTGCCGTTAAATTGGATATTTCCGAACAAACCGTACGTATGCATGTCAAAAAGGCCCTGCGCATCCTCAAACCCAAACTCAGTCTGGTTGCCTGGCTTTTCCTGTTTTTTAACCTTTAATAAAGGCGCATAAAAAAAATAGAAAAAAGTACCCTATACCCCCATACCTTCCTGTCATACCTTTATAAAACCAAAAGACCAGGTATAACGTATGCATCAGGACCCGAAAAAATTGCTGGAAAAATATAAGCAAGGCAAATGTTCAGCCAAAGAAAAGGCTATTGTCGAAAGCTGGTATCTGGAATTGGAGAGCACGGAAAGCGTTGAGAGCGTTGAGAACGTTGAGAACCCCGAGCGCATAGAA
Encoded proteins:
- a CDS encoding hybrid sensor histidine kinase/response regulator transcription factor — its product is MFPLFFWNRLLPIFLLLLGYGQVFAQKDRISFKHLTVENGLSQSSVLSIAQDSMGFMWFGTKDGLNKYNTRNFEIYKREKGNRSSLSSGQNINALLTDSKGNLWIGTQKGLNKYLPETNSFKRYQHNPKKAGSISNNVVRSIFEDKAGHIWVGTDSGLNRLNNDNKFTRFLPGKGPQSGLAHHLVKSVCQDYEGAMWVGTQQGLTKIEIKNGKYQFRSYYHKKGDPTSLIDNDISVVYEDPKRNLWIGAHNSGLELFNRKEDTFRHFMSKKGDPNSISSNVVRRIATDREGKLWISTLHGINILDTENFKFSVLNHNPEDPGSLNHNSIYDILEDATGSMWVGTYFGGVNFYHANATPFRVYKTGVGKNSISSNVVSAIVEDKKHNLWIGTEAEGLNYFDRITGMFTNFKHDTENPNSLSSNLVKAISIGRDGKVWIATYEGGLDVYQPDTKTFKHYRTNYDDPTALNSNRIVCLLHDSKNRLWIGTRAQGIFIYNEKENNFTPYSNSSSHHELKFLKYFFEDSKKNIWITTNTGTYILDPYSNKIRTFTVDDNSSKFDDINIIKEDSRGIIWLGSYDDGLIRYDPSKYKIKFYTTKHGLPSNVILGILEDDQRNLWISTDNGLVKFDRKIFKTYTVEDGLPGNVFNYNSFYKDSKGEFFFGGYSGLVSFFPDQIKENKRIPKVIFTRLRLFNKTVVIGDESNLLSKNISLTKEITFSHAQNIFSIEFAVLNYIKSEKNKYAYKLEGLDKEWNYVTTPIATFYNLPSGTYKLLIKGANNDGVWTNELQQLIIHIQPPFWKTWWAYLIYALFLSGILFLVFRFLWIRALLRKEHEVYQMKMDFFTNVSHEIRTPLTLIIGPLEHLINDTKEHPRINRRLLTVKKNAGRLTRLVNELMDFRKQEAGKMTLMVSPENIVEFAKEIYLSFQYLAIRHHIDYQFVSAEEHIEVFFDPGQLEKVFFNLLSNAFKFTPEYGVIILTVKRAEKGYVEITVLDNGKGIPEESRDKLFTNFYQVKDPLSRNSGTGIGLALSKKIARLHHGDLVLLPATALAEQQSQTCFSLRLKTGNSHFKKEEVVSQFVNVENPVLYQVPQDLEELPDLEPVEDNIGEDRITLLIVEDNKEIRDFIRQSLKPFYHILDAEDGEQGTQLAFERIPDIIVSDVMMPVMDGLELCRVLKTDPRTSHIPIILLTARSGNIHEVSGLKTGAEAYITKPFSIDVLQLNINNLLTLQSNMRRKFSQQITLQPSNILIESTDEEFLNKIMAIIEHNFSMDDFNVNTLAAEVGMSTPILYKKIKALTGLTVNNFIKSVRLKRAAQLLKQNTYTVYEVAYMVGFSDSKYFSKEFIKQFGRTPSDYGMEDDQA
- a CDS encoding RNA polymerase sigma factor; translation: MLPYNQLNDEMLADLLKKGDEEAYTVIFDRFYGLLFVHACKLLRNEDEAKDLVQELFEVLWTRRESIAFEHSLSSYLYTSIRNRIINRIAHYQVEHKYISSLQSFIDKDTYLADYRVRESEMRKMIEREILALPRKMREVFELSRKEYLSYKQIAVKLDISEQTVRMHVKKALRILKPKLSLVAWLFLFFNL
- a CDS encoding aldose epimerase family protein translates to MNKNFNSICLIFISIWALSSCGNADQTNSAVVADTIAVPTAGIPDSASFKGDVEGKAVALYVLKNKNGVQVAITNYGGRIVSLMVPDKNHHFVDVVLGYDKLKSYQKKGEPFFGALIGRYGNRIAKGKFTLDGKTYQLQLNDGVNTLHGGTDGFYSKVWDAKKINDQLLELVYFSKDGEAGYPGNLTVKVTYELTGDNELKISYAATTDKNTIVNLTNHAYFNLNGAGDSTITDHLLMINADSFTPVDSTLIPTGKIEKVAGTPFDFNKAISIGERINADNQQLKYGKGYDHNFVLRKGKGLHKVATVTSPKTGIVMDVLTEEPGLQFYSGNFLTGKDKDGKGNITYPHRSAFCLETQHFPDAPNQPAFASTELKPRTEYKTLTIYRFSVQP
- a CDS encoding NUDIX hydrolase, producing the protein MKKYADQTRFLIAVDCIVFGFDGEHLKILLIKRGFEPEKDKWSLMGGFVRPEESLDGAANRVLTQLTGLKGVYLEQIQAYGNPLRDPIERTLSVTYFALIDIHKYQAQINDLYHAEWFPLKDTPQLIFDHEEMVETAKKKIRYKAALHPILFELLPNKFTIPQLQNLYEDVYNTQIDNRNFIRKLTATKLLIKLAEKDKSGSKKGAFYFKLDKKKYQANFQAFLNIIPNPDKLISV
- a CDS encoding S9 family peptidase, with the protein product MRTRYHRILLIFSSFLALSITVQAQIKGTIWDINEIYKVPACKIISTDSVVTIVYQGLTYKGLPKNTFAYYASPGTLSGDRSKDKKLPAVVLVHGGGGTAFKNWAMMWAKKGYAAIAMDLRGNDGNKKHIAGGFDEPGGLTPYFTITPGLNEQWMYQAVGDVILAHNLIRSFKEVDSNRTALTGISWGGIISCVLAGVDNRYKAVVPVYGCGYLFQNSGMKKDLDQLNIADRKAWISQYDPSQYLSKAKMPMLFVNGTNDSHFFLDSYAKTYSQVKNKKLSVKIGLKHNHSYGWGNEEIYHFINSYLNSSASLPSFGPVQIQKNAVTAKIKTQVLIDKAYLNYTTDTAALLKDRKWERREIDVKNNRISLPLLPAGLTIWYLSVTDKRGLQLSTELQGLNTN